The Daucus carota subsp. sativus chromosome 7, DH1 v3.0, whole genome shotgun sequence genome window below encodes:
- the LOC108196518 gene encoding sodium/hydrogen exchanger 1, which produces MLGLFDLAFLSAKASNFATSDYRSVVSVNLFVALLCACIIVGHLLEENRWINESITALAIGLCTGIVILLISKGKSSHLLVFSEDLFFIYLLPPIIFNAGFQVKKKQFFRNFMTITLFGAVGTLISFSIISLGAINIFNKMDIGSLEMGDFLAIGAIFSATDSVCTLQVLNQDETPLLYSLVFGEGVVNDATSVVLFNAVQSFDLSHFSPLIILQLIGNFIYLFIASTLLGIVAGLLSAFVIKKLYFGRHSTDREIALMILMAYLSYMLAELSDLSAILTVFFCGIVMSHYTWHNVTESSRVTTKHAFATLSFIAEIFIFLYVGMDALDIEKWRYVSDSPGTSVAVSSILLGLILVGRAAFVFPLSFLSNLSKKTPTDKIELKQQVTIWWAGLMRGAVSMALSYNQFTRAGVTQLRGNAFMITSTITVVLFSTVVFGLLTKPLILHLLPPSKHLSRMISSEPTTPKSFTVPLLNGQESETDLDVAPGIPRPSSIRMLLARPSHSVHHYWRKFDDAFMRPVFGGRGFAPYIPGSPTEQSVPEWQ; this is translated from the exons ATGTTGGGGTTATTTGATTTGGCCTTTTTATCAGCAAAAGCTAGTAACTTTGCTACCTCTGATTACAGATCAGTGGTGTCTGTCAACTTGTTTGTTGCACTTCTCTGTGCTTGTATCATTGTTGGTCACCTTTTGGAGGAGAATCGTTGGATCAATGAGTCCATTACGGCGCTTGCAATT GGGCTATGCACTGGAattgtaattttattgataAGTAAAGGAAAGAGCTCACATCTTTTAGTTTTTAGCGAAGACCTTTTTTTCATTTATCTTCTTCCGCCTATCATTTTCAACGCTGG GTTCCAGGTGAAAAAGAAACAATTTTTCCGCAACTTTATGACCATTACTCTTTTTGGTGCTGTTGGTACTCTCATATCCTTCAGCATCATATCTTTAG GTGCTATCAATATTTTCAACAAAATGGATATAGGTTCTCTTGAGATGGGAGATTTCCTAG CTATTGGTGCAATCTTTTCTGCGACAGATTCTGTCTGCACTCTGCAG GTGCTCAATCAGGATGAGACGCCGTTATTATACAGTCTAGTTTTTGGGGAAGGGGTTGTAAATGACGCCACATCTGTGGTGCTTTTTAATGCAGTCCAGAGCTTCGACTTATCTCATTTCAGCCCTCTAATAATTCTCCAGTTAATtggcaattttatatatttatttattgcgAGCACTCTACTGGGAATTGTA GCTGGACTTCTTAGTGCATTTGTCATTAAAAAGCTGTATTTCGGACG GCACTCGACTGATAGAGAGATTGCTCTTATGATACTTATGGCCTACCTTTCATATATGCTTGCAGAG TTGTCCGATTTAAGTGCTATCCTCACCGTCTTCTTTTGTGGGATTGTGATGTCCCACTATACATGGCATAATGTCACCGAAAGTTCAAGAGTCACTACCAA GCATGCTTTTGCGACCTTGTCATTTATTGCTGAGATATTCATCTTTCTTTATGTTGGCATGGATGCGTTGGACATAGAAAAGTGGAGATATGTAAGCGACAG CCCTGGAACATCAGTTGCTGTGAGCTCAATTCTGCTTGGATTAATATTGGTTGGCAGAGCGGCCTTTGTTTTCCCCTTGTCATTCTTGTCCAACTTGTCAAAGAAGACTCCTACTGATAAAATTGAACTGAAGCAGCAG GTAACAATTTGGTGGGCTGGTCTTATGCGAGGTGCTGTTTCTATGGCCCTTTCTTACAATCAG TTTACAAGAGCAGGTGTTACTCAGTTACGCGGAAATGCCTTCATGATCACTAGTACCATCACTGTTGTCCTGTTCAGCACAGTG GTCTTTGGGTTGCTGACGAAACCACTGATTTTACACTTGCTACCTCCCTCAAAACACTTGAGCAGAATGATCTCATCAGAACCGACCACTCCAAAATCTTTTACCGTACCACTTCTGAATGGACAAGAGTCAGAAACTGATCTAGACGTAGCGCCAGGTATACCTCGTCCATCAAGCATAAGGATGCTCCTAGCAAGACCCTCCCACTCGGTCCATCATTATTGGAGGAAATTTGATGATGCTTTCATGCGTCCTGTTTTTGGCGGGCGGGGATTTGCACCCTACATTCCTGGCTCCCCAACTGAACAAAGTGTTCCAGAGTGGCAGTAA